One region of Pseudomonas glycinae genomic DNA includes:
- a CDS encoding YhdP family protein encodes MERLTRILAALTRWGLSLCALVLVLMALYVSLGRELTPLVAEYRADIEDKASAALGMPLQIGELEGNWSGFAPILLAHDVMVGSGANALRLDRVRAVPDLWASLLAREVRIAHLELNGLKISLKEGEDGKWALEGLPVQQDQPMDPEQLFNRMQMIQQLSVLDSQVTLQPLEQAPLTLTYVGLNLKTGSSRQRLDARLTLPDGQPVALSLRTRLRPNQWQNSEVDGYASLPQSDWSKWLPERLTQQWNFSAIKAGGELWVNWREGALQSAAIRLNAPQLTGAYAERKPIQINNLALNGYFQRGSEGAIVTLDSLAMNVGETRWESHVQIKQTVANDNTEELWHLQADRLDLTPITPLLNALGPLPQGFATVVERLKVTGSLRNVLLDFRPNATDDSKFSFAANLDQVGFDAYHGAPAARNVSGSLTGNLGGGELRMDSKDFVLHLDPIFAKPWQYIQANARLTWKLDKEGFTLIAPYLKVLGEEGKIAGDFLIRLHFDHSQEDYMDLRVGLVDGDGRYTAKYLPQVLSPALDEWLRTAILKGAVDQGFFQYQGSLNKNAGEADRSISLFFKVHDAELAFQPGWPHVSKVNGDVFIEDSGVRILASKGQLLDTQVSDVFVNIPHVPSGEHSHMFLDGSFAGGLGDGLKILQEAPIGTADTFAGWEGEGDLQGKLKLDVPLAKGDQPKILVDFKTANARLKLAEPKLELSQLKGDFRFDSDKGLSGQNISARAFDKPVSAQIFADGAPGQLKTRVAASGQVEVKKLTDWLGVTQPLPVSGTIPYQLQVNLAGADSQLMVSSSMKGVAVDLPAPFGMAADVGRDTVFRMTLQGQERRFWVNYDQLANFTFAAPPGNFADGRGELFLGAGEAVLPGSKGLRVRGVLSELDVKPWQDLLDKYAGQDPGGNAKQLLSSADFKVGKLTAFGTTLDQAAVQVNRKPGAWALALDSQQAKGTAGIPDAKGAPIAVNLQYVRLPAPDPTVQADENAPDPLASVDPTKIPALDITINQLFQGQDLVGGWSLKIRPTAKGIALNNLDLGLKGILLQGSGGWEGAPGATSSWYKGRIGGKNLADVLKGWGFAPSVTSEEFHMDVDGRWPGSPAWLATKRFSGTLDASLNKGQFVEVEGGAQALRVFGLLNFNSIGRRLRLDFSDLFGKGLSYDRVKGLLVATNGVYVTKEPIKLTGPSSNLELDGTLDLVGDQVDAKLLVTLPVTNNLPIAALIVGAPAVGGALFLIDKLIGDRVARFASVKYTVKGPWKEPKITFDKPF; translated from the coding sequence ATGGAACGTCTGACACGCATTTTGGCTGCGCTGACCCGCTGGGGTCTGAGCCTGTGCGCGTTGGTTCTGGTATTGATGGCGTTGTACGTCAGTCTCGGCCGGGAACTCACGCCACTGGTGGCCGAATACCGCGCCGATATCGAAGACAAGGCCAGTGCTGCCTTGGGCATGCCGTTGCAGATCGGCGAGCTGGAAGGCAACTGGAGCGGATTTGCCCCGATCCTGCTGGCCCACGACGTGATGGTCGGCAGCGGCGCCAACGCCTTGCGCCTGGATCGGGTGCGCGCGGTGCCGGATCTTTGGGCCAGTTTGCTGGCCCGGGAAGTGCGCATCGCCCATCTTGAACTCAACGGTCTGAAGATCAGCCTCAAGGAAGGCGAAGACGGAAAGTGGGCGCTGGAAGGCTTGCCGGTGCAGCAGGATCAGCCCATGGATCCCGAACAACTGTTCAACCGCATGCAAATGATTCAGCAACTGTCGGTGCTCGACAGTCAGGTGACGTTGCAGCCGCTGGAGCAGGCGCCGCTGACCCTCACTTATGTCGGCCTCAATCTAAAGACCGGTTCCAGCCGCCAACGCCTCGATGCGCGCCTGACCCTGCCCGACGGTCAGCCTGTGGCGCTGAGCCTGCGCACACGCCTTCGTCCGAATCAGTGGCAGAACAGCGAAGTGGACGGTTATGCCAGCCTGCCGCAGAGCGACTGGTCGAAATGGCTGCCCGAGCGCCTGACTCAACAGTGGAATTTCTCCGCGATCAAGGCCGGTGGCGAGTTGTGGGTCAACTGGCGCGAGGGGGCGCTGCAAAGTGCCGCGATCCGTCTCAATGCGCCGCAACTGACCGGCGCCTACGCTGAACGCAAGCCGATCCAGATCAACAATCTGGCGCTCAATGGCTATTTCCAGCGCGGTTCCGAGGGAGCCATTGTCACGCTGGATTCGCTGGCGATGAATGTCGGCGAAACCCGTTGGGAATCCCATGTCCAGATCAAACAGACTGTCGCCAACGACAACACCGAAGAACTCTGGCATCTGCAGGCTGACCGGCTCGACCTGACGCCGATCACACCTTTGCTCAATGCCCTCGGCCCATTGCCCCAAGGCTTCGCCACAGTGGTCGAGCGCCTGAAAGTGACCGGCAGTCTGCGTAACGTGTTGCTGGATTTCCGGCCGAATGCCACCGACGACAGCAAATTCAGCTTCGCCGCCAATCTCGATCAAGTCGGCTTCGACGCCTACCACGGCGCGCCGGCGGCACGGAATGTCAGCGGCAGCCTTACTGGCAATCTCGGCGGCGGCGAGCTGCGCATGGACAGCAAGGACTTCGTCCTGCACCTCGATCCGATTTTCGCCAAGCCGTGGCAATACATTCAGGCCAACGCCCGGTTGACCTGGAAGCTCGATAAAGAAGGGTTCACCCTGATCGCGCCGTACCTGAAGGTGCTCGGCGAGGAAGGCAAGATCGCCGGCGACTTCCTGATCCGCCTGCACTTCGATCACAGCCAGGAAGACTACATGGATCTGCGGGTCGGTCTGGTGGATGGCGACGGTCGCTACACCGCCAAGTACCTGCCGCAAGTCCTGAGCCCGGCCCTCGACGAATGGCTGCGTACGGCGATTCTCAAGGGCGCGGTGGATCAGGGCTTCTTCCAGTATCAGGGTTCGCTGAACAAGAACGCCGGAGAAGCGGATCGCAGCATCAGCCTGTTCTTCAAGGTGCACGACGCCGAGCTGGCGTTCCAGCCGGGCTGGCCGCACGTGAGTAAGGTCAACGGTGATGTGTTCATCGAAGACAGCGGCGTGCGGATTCTGGCCAGCAAGGGTCAGTTGCTCGACACCCAGGTCAGCGATGTCTTCGTCAATATTCCCCATGTGCCGAGCGGCGAGCACAGTCATATGTTCCTCGACGGCAGCTTTGCCGGTGGGTTGGGCGATGGCTTGAAGATTCTTCAGGAAGCGCCGATCGGCACCGCTGACACTTTTGCCGGCTGGGAAGGCGAGGGTGACCTGCAAGGCAAGCTCAAACTCGATGTGCCGTTGGCCAAGGGCGATCAGCCGAAAATCCTCGTCGACTTCAAAACCGCCAATGCGCGATTGAAGCTGGCGGAGCCGAAGCTCGAACTGAGCCAGCTCAAGGGTGATTTCCGCTTCGACAGCGACAAGGGCCTGAGCGGTCAGAACATCAGCGCCAGGGCCTTCGATAAACCGGTCTCGGCGCAGATCTTCGCCGACGGTGCTCCCGGCCAGCTCAAGACCCGGGTCGCGGCGTCAGGGCAGGTCGAGGTCAAGAAACTCACTGACTGGCTGGGCGTGACTCAACCGTTGCCGGTGTCCGGGACGATTCCTTACCAGCTACAAGTGAATCTGGCCGGCGCCGACAGCCAATTGATGGTCAGTTCCAGCATGAAGGGTGTGGCGGTGGATCTGCCGGCGCCGTTCGGCATGGCCGCCGACGTGGGGCGTGACACGGTATTCCGCATGACCCTGCAAGGACAGGAGCGGCGTTTCTGGGTCAATTACGATCAACTGGCCAATTTCACCTTTGCCGCGCCACCGGGAAATTTTGCCGATGGTCGGGGCGAGTTGTTCCTCGGCGCCGGCGAAGCGGTGTTGCCGGGCAGCAAAGGTCTGCGAGTGCGCGGCGTATTGTCCGAGCTTGACGTCAAGCCCTGGCAGGACCTGCTGGACAAATACGCTGGCCAGGATCCGGGTGGCAACGCCAAGCAGTTGCTCAGCAGCGCGGATTTCAAGGTCGGCAAACTCACGGCCTTCGGCACCACGCTGGATCAGGCAGCCGTGCAAGTGAATCGCAAGCCCGGTGCCTGGGCACTGGCCCTCGACAGCCAGCAGGCCAAAGGCACGGCGGGCATTCCTGACGCCAAGGGCGCGCCGATTGCGGTGAACCTGCAATACGTGCGGTTGCCGGCGCCGGACCCGACGGTCCAGGCCGACGAAAACGCGCCGGATCCACTGGCTTCGGTCGATCCGACCAAGATCCCAGCGCTGGATATCACCATCAATCAATTGTTCCAGGGCCAGGATCTGGTCGGTGGCTGGTCGCTCAAGATTCGGCCGACCGCCAAGGGCATCGCCCTGAACAATCTCGATCTGGGCCTCAAGGGCATTCTTTTGCAGGGCAGCGGCGGCTGGGAAGGCGCGCCCGGTGCTACGAGCAGTTGGTACAAGGGTCGGATCGGCGGCAAGAATCTCGCCGATGTGCTCAAGGGCTGGGGCTTTGCACCGAGCGTGACCAGCGAAGAATTCCACATGGATGTCGACGGCCGCTGGCCGGGCTCGCCGGCGTGGCTGGCGACCAAGCGCTTCTCCGGCACCCTCGATGCGTCCCTCAACAAAGGCCAGTTTGTTGAAGTGGAGGGCGGCGCCCAGGCATTGCGGGTATTCGGTCTGCTCAACTTCAACTCGATTGGCCGGCGTTTGCGCCTAGACTTCTCCGACCTGTTCGGCAAAGGCTTGAGCTATGACCGGGTCAAGGGATTGCTGGTGGCGACCAATGGCGTGTATGTGACGAAAGAGCCGATCAAGTTGACCGGGCCTTCGAGCAACCTGGAACTGGACGGCACGCTGGATCTGGTGGGCGATCAGGTTGATGCCAAATTGCTGGTGACCTTGCCGGTGACCAACAATCTGCCGATTGCCGCGCTGATTGTCGGCGCACCGGCGGTCGGCGGTGCTTTGTTCCTGATCGATAAGCTGATCGGCGATCGCGTGGCCCGGTTCGCCAGCGTCAAATACACCGTCAAAGGCCCGTGGAAAGAGCCGAAAATCACCTTCGACAAGCCTTTTTGA
- the rng gene encoding ribonuclease G — protein MSEEILINITPMESRVAVVENGVLQEVHVERTQKRGIVGNIYKGKVVRVLPGMQAAFVDIGLDRAAFIHASEISLREGPAVESISALVHEGQSLVVQVTKDPIGSKGARLTTQLSIPSRYLVYMPRTAHVGISLKIEDEAERERLKQVVSDCVAKEGIKEAGGFILRTAAEGAGADEILMDIRYLRRLWDQINEQIKTIGAPSVIYEDLGLALRTLRDLVSPKIEKIRIDSRETFQKTTQFVAELMPEIADRLEHYPGERPIFDLYGVEDEIQRALERKVPLKSGGYLVIDPAEAMTTIDVNTGAFVGHRNLEETIFKTNLEAATAIARQMRLRNLGGIIIIDFIDMEDEEHQRQVLRTLEKQLERDHAKTNIIGITELGLVQMTRKRTRESLEQVLCEPCSSCQGRGKLKTPETICYEIFREILREARAYQAEGYRVLANQKVVDRLLDEESGNVAELEGFIGRTIRFQVETMYSQEQYDVVLL, from the coding sequence ATGAGTGAAGAGATTCTGATCAACATCACGCCGATGGAATCGCGCGTGGCGGTGGTCGAAAACGGTGTGCTGCAAGAAGTGCACGTCGAGCGTACGCAAAAACGCGGGATCGTCGGCAACATCTATAAAGGCAAGGTGGTGCGGGTTCTGCCGGGCATGCAGGCGGCCTTCGTCGACATCGGCCTGGATCGTGCAGCCTTCATTCATGCCTCGGAAATTTCCCTGCGCGAAGGTCCTGCGGTGGAAAGCATCAGTGCGCTTGTACACGAGGGCCAGAGCCTGGTGGTGCAGGTCACCAAGGATCCGATCGGTTCCAAAGGCGCGCGGCTGACGACGCAGCTGTCGATCCCGTCGCGCTATCTGGTGTACATGCCGCGCACCGCCCACGTCGGCATTTCTCTGAAGATCGAAGACGAAGCCGAGCGCGAGCGCCTCAAGCAGGTGGTCAGCGATTGCGTGGCCAAAGAAGGCATCAAGGAGGCCGGCGGCTTCATTTTGCGTACCGCCGCCGAAGGTGCCGGGGCCGATGAGATCCTGATGGACATCCGCTACCTGCGCCGGCTGTGGGATCAGATCAACGAACAGATCAAGACCATCGGCGCACCGAGCGTGATCTATGAAGACCTTGGCCTGGCGTTGCGTACCCTGCGCGATCTGGTCAGCCCGAAGATCGAAAAGATCCGCATCGACTCTAGGGAAACCTTCCAGAAAACCACGCAGTTCGTCGCCGAACTGATGCCGGAAATCGCCGATCGTCTGGAACATTACCCGGGTGAACGACCGATCTTCGACCTGTACGGCGTCGAAGACGAAATCCAGAGAGCCCTGGAGCGCAAGGTGCCGCTGAAGTCCGGTGGTTATCTGGTGATCGATCCGGCGGAAGCCATGACCACCATCGATGTGAACACCGGGGCGTTCGTCGGTCATCGCAACCTCGAAGAAACCATCTTCAAGACCAACCTCGAAGCCGCGACCGCGATTGCCCGGCAGATGCGCCTGCGCAATCTGGGCGGGATCATCATCATCGACTTCATCGACATGGAAGATGAAGAGCACCAGCGTCAGGTACTGCGTACCCTGGAAAAACAGCTGGAGCGCGATCACGCCAAGACCAACATCATCGGCATCACCGAATTGGGCCTGGTGCAGATGACGCGCAAGCGCACCCGCGAAAGCCTCGAGCAAGTGTTGTGTGAACCGTGCAGCAGCTGTCAGGGCCGGGGCAAACTGAAAACTCCGGAAACCATTTGCTACGAGATTTTCCGCGAGATCCTGCGCGAAGCCCGGGCCTATCAGGCCGAGGGTTATCGGGTGCTGGCGAACCAGAAAGTGGTGGATCGCCTGCTCGATGAAGAGTCCGGTAACGTGGCCGAACTTGAAGGTTTCATCGGGCGCACCATACGCTTCCAGGTCGAAACCATGTATTCCCAGGAACAATATGACGTGGTGCTGCTCTGA
- a CDS encoding Maf family protein, translating into MKKLYLASGSPRRRELLTQIGIPFTAISADIDETPLANESPSAYVERLARGKAEAGRRAGVSDVAYCVLGADTAVVLDGKILGKPVDEADACAMLMMLSGKEHEVLTAIAVLDGERIESRVVRSLVRFRSISREEAAAYWASGEPRDKAGGYGIQGLGAVFVAGLNGSYSAVVGLPVCESAELLGHFGIPCWQNLNAR; encoded by the coding sequence ATGAAAAAGCTTTACCTCGCCTCAGGATCGCCGCGTCGGCGTGAATTGCTCACGCAGATCGGCATCCCGTTTACCGCCATCAGCGCGGATATCGATGAAACCCCTCTCGCCAATGAATCCCCATCGGCCTACGTCGAGCGCCTGGCGCGCGGCAAGGCCGAGGCCGGGCGGCGCGCCGGCGTTTCCGACGTAGCGTATTGCGTACTGGGCGCCGACACCGCCGTGGTGCTGGACGGCAAAATTCTTGGCAAACCGGTGGACGAAGCCGATGCATGCGCCATGCTGATGATGTTGTCCGGCAAGGAGCATGAAGTGCTGACGGCGATTGCCGTGCTCGACGGCGAGCGCATCGAGTCGCGGGTGGTGCGCAGTCTGGTGCGGTTCCGCTCGATCAGCCGCGAAGAAGCCGCCGCCTACTGGGCCAGCGGCGAACCCCGGGACAAGGCGGGTGGCTACGGCATTCAGGGGCTCGGCGCGGTGTTCGTCGCCGGCCTCAATGGCAGCTACTCGGCGGTCGTCGGCTTGCCGGTGTGCGAAAGCGCAGAACTGCTTGGCCATTTCGGCATACCCTGTTGGCAAAACCTGAACGCGCGATGA
- the mreD gene encoding rod shape-determining protein MreD, translating to MVGATASRNGWIVWLTFIVGILLSVSPLPIFMEILRPLWLALLLTFWALYLPHTVGMVTAFCLGLAEDVLQGDLLGQNALILTLITFLVLSLQQRLRMFPMWQQCLVILVIFGLAQLVQLWLSALTGNRQPTLALVLPALVSALLWPWVSFALRGLRRRYKIN from the coding sequence ATGGTCGGAGCTACCGCATCGCGTAACGGCTGGATCGTCTGGCTGACGTTTATCGTCGGCATACTGCTCAGCGTGTCGCCATTGCCCATTTTCATGGAAATCCTGCGCCCGCTGTGGCTGGCCTTGCTCCTGACTTTCTGGGCTTTGTACCTGCCGCATACGGTCGGCATGGTCACGGCGTTCTGCCTGGGGCTGGCCGAGGACGTGCTGCAAGGCGATCTGCTCGGTCAGAATGCATTGATCCTGACACTGATCACGTTCCTCGTGCTGTCGTTGCAACAACGCCTGCGAATGTTCCCGATGTGGCAGCAGTGCCTGGTGATTCTGGTGATCTTCGGCCTCGCCCAGCTCGTACAACTCTGGCTCAGCGCCTTGACCGGCAACCGTCAGCCGACCCTCGCACTGGTCCTGCCGGCACTGGTCAGTGCCTTGCTCTGGCCTTGGGTCAGCTTCGCTTTGCGTGGATTGCGTCGGCGCTACAAAATCAACTGA
- the mreC gene encoding rod shape-determining protein MreC: MLAVLSVALMVVDARFSLLKPVRSQASLVLMDAYWITDLPGRLWEGIASQFGSRTELVAENEKLKSENLLLQGRMQKLAALTEQNVRLRELLNSSALVNEKVEVAELIGMDPNPFTHRIIINKGERDGVVLGQPVLDARGLMGQVVELMPYTSRVLLLTDSTHSIPVQVNRNGLRAIASGTGNPERLELRHVADTADIKEGDLLVSSGLGQRFPAGYPVATVKEVIHDSGQPFAIVRAVPTAALNRSRYLLLVFSDNRTAEERANDAAQAQENLDAFGGGPVIPSTVPKIVTPPASSATPATTTPSAAPAAGTTPAKPAASKPPAATPAASKPPANQPAARPAAKPPVTAPATTGRQE, from the coding sequence GTGCTGGCCGTGCTGTCGGTCGCGCTGATGGTCGTTGATGCGCGCTTCAGCCTGCTTAAACCCGTACGCAGCCAGGCCTCGCTGGTGCTGATGGACGCCTACTGGATTACTGACCTGCCCGGACGGTTGTGGGAAGGTATCGCCAGCCAGTTCGGCAGTCGCACCGAGCTCGTCGCCGAAAATGAAAAACTCAAGTCGGAAAACCTGCTGTTGCAGGGTCGCATGCAGAAGCTTGCCGCCCTCACCGAGCAGAACGTCCGTCTGCGCGAGTTGCTCAATTCCTCCGCGCTGGTCAACGAGAAGGTCGAAGTGGCCGAATTGATCGGCATGGACCCCAACCCTTTCACCCATCGCATCATCATCAATAAAGGTGAGCGTGATGGCGTAGTGCTCGGTCAGCCGGTGCTCGATGCTCGCGGCCTGATGGGGCAGGTGGTCGAACTGATGCCGTACACCTCACGTGTGCTGCTGCTGACCGACTCGACCCACAGCATTCCCGTGCAGGTGAACCGTAACGGCCTGCGGGCGATTGCCAGCGGCACCGGTAACCCCGAGCGTCTGGAACTGCGCCACGTGGCGGACACTGCCGATATCAAGGAAGGTGATCTGCTGGTCAGCTCCGGTCTCGGCCAGCGTTTCCCGGCCGGTTACCCGGTGGCGACGGTCAAGGAAGTCATCCACGATTCCGGCCAGCCTTTTGCAATCGTCCGCGCCGTGCCGACCGCCGCACTCAACCGCAGCCGTTACCTGTTGCTGGTATTCAGTGACAACCGCACTGCCGAAGAGCGCGCCAACGATGCCGCGCAGGCTCAGGAAAACCTCGATGCCTTTGGTGGTGGTCCGGTGATTCCGTCCACGGTGCCGAAAATCGTCACCCCGCCAGCCTCATCCGCAACTCCTGCCACGACGACTCCGTCGGCTGCGCCTGCTGCCGGCACCACGCCGGCCAAACCTGCTGCGAGCAAACCGCCTGCAGCCACACCCGCGGCCAGCAAGCCACCGGCCAATCAGCCCGCTGCTCGACCAGCGGCCAAGCCGCCTGTCACTGCGCCGGCGACCACCGGGAGGCAAGAATAA
- the mreB gene encoding rod shape-determining protein MreB, which translates to MFKKLRGMFSSDLSIDLGTANTLIYVRERGIVLNEPSVVAIRTHGNQKSVVAVGTEAKRMLGRTPGNIAAIRPMKDGVIADFSVCEKMLQYFINKVHENSFLQPSPRVLICVPCKSTQVERRAIRESALGAGAREVFLIEEPMAAAIGAGLPVEEARGSMVVDIGGGTTEIALISLNGVVYAESVRVGGDRFDEAIITYVRRNYGSLIGESTAERIKQEIGTAYPGGEVREVDVRGRNLAEGVPRAFTLNSNEVLEALQESLATIVQAVKSALEQSPPELASDIAERGLVLTGGGALLRDLDKLLAQETGLPVIVAEDPLTCVARGGGRALEMMDKHTMDLLSSE; encoded by the coding sequence ATGTTCAAGAAACTGCGTGGCATGTTTTCCAGCGATCTTTCCATTGACCTGGGCACTGCCAACACCCTTATTTACGTGCGCGAGCGCGGTATCGTCCTGAATGAGCCATCGGTTGTGGCCATTCGGACACACGGTAACCAGAAAAGTGTCGTCGCTGTCGGCACCGAGGCCAAGCGCATGCTCGGCCGTACGCCGGGCAACATTGCTGCCATTCGTCCGATGAAGGACGGCGTGATCGCCGACTTCAGCGTCTGCGAAAAGATGCTGCAATACTTTATCAACAAGGTTCACGAAAACAGCTTTCTGCAGCCCAGCCCTCGTGTGCTGATCTGCGTTCCATGCAAGTCCACCCAGGTTGAGCGTCGTGCCATCCGTGAATCGGCCCTTGGCGCCGGTGCCCGTGAAGTGTTCCTGATCGAAGAGCCGATGGCGGCAGCGATCGGTGCCGGCCTGCCGGTTGAAGAAGCTCGCGGTTCGATGGTCGTGGATATCGGTGGTGGTACTACCGAAATCGCGCTGATCTCCCTGAACGGTGTGGTCTATGCCGAATCCGTACGCGTTGGCGGCGACCGCTTCGACGAAGCGATCATCACCTACGTGCGCCGCAACTACGGCAGCCTGATCGGCGAATCCACCGCCGAACGCATCAAGCAGGAAATCGGCACGGCCTATCCGGGCGGCGAAGTTCGCGAAGTCGACGTTCGTGGTCGCAACCTGGCCGAAGGCGTTCCACGTGCATTCACCCTGAACTCCAACGAAGTGCTGGAAGCTCTGCAAGAGTCCCTGGCAACCATCGTTCAGGCGGTGAAAAGCGCTCTGGAGCAATCGCCGCCGGAACTGGCTTCCGACATCGCCGAGCGTGGCCTGGTGCTGACCGGTGGTGGCGCGCTGCTGCGTGACCTGGACAAGCTGCTGGCCCAGGAAACCGGTCTGCCGGTAATCGTTGCCGAAGATCCGCTGACCTGCGTCGCTCGCGGCGGTGGCCGTGCATTGGAAATGATGGACAAGCACACCATGGACCTGCTCTCCAGCGAATAA
- the gatC gene encoding Asp-tRNA(Asn)/Glu-tRNA(Gln) amidotransferase subunit GatC: protein MALERSDVEKIAHLASLGLNDADLPHITSALNSILGLVDEMQAVNTDGIEPLAHPLEASQRLRADVVTESNNREAYQSIAPAVENGLYLVPKVID from the coding sequence ATGGCGCTAGAACGCTCCGACGTGGAAAAAATCGCTCATCTGGCCAGCCTTGGCCTTAATGACGCCGATCTTCCACACATCACTTCGGCCCTCAACAGCATTCTCGGGCTGGTCGACGAAATGCAGGCGGTCAATACCGACGGTATCGAGCCGCTGGCCCACCCGCTGGAAGCCAGTCAGCGCCTGCGCGCCGACGTCGTGACCGAAAGCAATAACCGCGAGGCTTATCAGTCCATCGCACCAGCGGTCGAAAACGGCCTGTACCTGGTTCCGAAAGTCATCGACTAA
- the gatA gene encoding Asp-tRNA(Asn)/Glu-tRNA(Gln) amidotransferase subunit GatA, translating to MHQLTLAEIARGLADKKFSSEELTKVLLARITQLDPQLNSFISLTEELALEQAKAADVRRANGESGALLGAPIAHKDLFCTQGIRTSCGSKMLDNFKAPYDATVVSKLAAAGTVILGKTNMDEFAMGSANESSWYGAVKNPWNLEHVPGGSSGGSAAAVAARLLPAATATDTGGSIRQPAAFTNLTGLKPTYGRVSRWGMIAYASSLDQGGPLARTAEDCAILLQGMAGFDPNDSTSIDEPVPDYAAGLNGSLQGLRIGVPKEYFGAGLDPRIAELIQNSIKELQKLGAVIKEISLPNMQHAIPAYYVIAPAEASSNLSRFDGVRFGHRCADPKNLEDLYKRSRGEGFGPEVQRRIMVGAYALSAGYYDAYYLKAQKIRRLVKNDFMTAFNEVDIILGPTTPNPAWKLGAKNSDPVAAYLEDVYTITANLAGLPGLSMPAGFVDGLPVGVQLLAPYFQEGRLLNVAHQYQLNTDWHTRTPTGF from the coding sequence ATGCATCAATTGACTCTGGCCGAGATCGCCCGCGGTCTCGCCGATAAAAAGTTTTCTTCCGAAGAGCTGACCAAAGTCCTGCTGGCGCGTATCACCCAGCTCGATCCGCAGCTCAACAGTTTCATCAGCCTCACCGAAGAGCTGGCCCTCGAGCAGGCGAAAGCCGCCGACGTGCGCCGGGCCAATGGTGAGAGTGGCGCCCTGCTCGGTGCGCCGATCGCCCACAAGGATCTGTTCTGCACCCAGGGCATCCGCACCAGCTGCGGCTCGAAGATGCTCGACAACTTCAAGGCTCCATACGACGCCACCGTGGTGTCGAAGCTGGCCGCCGCCGGCACCGTGATTCTGGGCAAGACCAACATGGACGAATTCGCCATGGGTTCGGCCAACGAGTCGAGCTGGTACGGCGCGGTGAAAAACCCGTGGAACCTGGAACACGTGCCCGGCGGTTCGTCCGGTGGTTCGGCGGCGGCAGTTGCCGCTCGTCTGCTGCCTGCCGCGACGGCCACCGACACTGGCGGCTCGATCCGTCAGCCGGCCGCGTTCACCAACCTCACCGGCCTGAAGCCGACCTACGGTCGCGTGTCGCGCTGGGGCATGATCGCTTACGCCTCCAGCCTCGATCAGGGCGGCCCTCTGGCACGCACGGCCGAAGACTGCGCAATTTTGTTGCAAGGTATGGCCGGCTTCGATCCGAACGACTCCACCAGCATCGATGAGCCAGTGCCGGACTACGCCGCCGGCCTGAACGGCTCGCTGCAAGGCCTGCGCATCGGTGTGCCGAAGGAATACTTCGGTGCCGGTCTCGACCCGCGCATCGCCGAGCTGATCCAGAACAGCATCAAGGAGCTGCAAAAGCTCGGTGCCGTGATCAAGGAAATCAGCCTGCCGAACATGCAGCACGCGATCCCTGCGTACTACGTGATCGCCCCGGCAGAAGCCTCCTCCAACCTGTCGCGTTTCGACGGCGTGCGCTTCGGCCACCGCTGCGCAGACCCGAAGAACCTGGAAGACCTGTACAAGCGCTCCCGTGGCGAAGGCTTCGGGCCTGAAGTGCAGCGCCGGATCATGGTCGGTGCCTACGCACTGTCCGCCGGTTACTACGACGCCTACTACCTGAAAGCGCAGAAGATCCGTCGCCTGGTGAAGAACGACTTCATGACTGCCTTTAATGAAGTCGACATCATCCTCGGCCCGACCACGCCAAACCCGGCCTGGAAACTCGGTGCCAAGAACAGCGACCCGGTCGCTGCCTACCTGGAAGACGTCTACACCATCACCGCCAACCTCGCGGGCCTGCCGGGCCTGTCGATGCCGGCCGGTTTCGTCGACGGTCTGCCGGTCGGCGTGCAACTGCTCGCTCCGTATTTCCAGGAAGGCCGTTTGCTCAACGTTGCGCACCAGTATCAGTTGAACACTGACTGGCACACCCGCACCCCAACCGGCTTCTGA